A genomic region of Pseudomonas abietaniphila contains the following coding sequences:
- a CDS encoding nuclear transport factor 2 family protein, translating into MTVPDKNPDFDALLRANLDRIFNERDGTKRAAAAKELFSETPTMYEPDGVVTGQAAICDVAGALLDRFGADFTFVAEGPAVGHHGLGYLPWHAGPKEGPVTVSGADVAEVKDGKIVRLWVLLNPPQS; encoded by the coding sequence ATGACAGTCCCTGACAAAAACCCTGACTTCGATGCGCTGCTGCGCGCTAACCTGGATCGCATCTTCAACGAACGCGATGGCACTAAACGAGCGGCGGCGGCGAAAGAGCTGTTTTCAGAAACGCCGACTATGTACGAACCTGATGGCGTCGTTACGGGTCAAGCCGCAATCTGCGATGTTGCAGGCGCGCTGCTGGATCGATTCGGCGCCGACTTTACTTTTGTGGCCGAAGGGCCAGCTGTCGGCCATCACGGGCTGGGCTATCTGCCTTGGCACGCGGGACCTAAAGAAGGTCCCGTCACTGTGAGTGGTGCCGACGTCGCTGAGGTCAAGGATGGCAAGATCGTGCGACTCTGGGTGCTTTTGAACCCGCCGCAATCGTGA
- a CDS encoding YncE family protein, with protein sequence MHFPRFPMALLTGALLTASMPGFAGQIPGKASAREIPVSHQDRLYAAEQFSNTVSVTDPVDNKLLGVISLGDPQPGNLSPLYKGEVLVHGLGFSPDHKTLAVVSIGTNSVSFIDTQTNTVKHKTYVGRAPHEAFFTLNGKEVWVTVRGEDYVSVIDAKTFEEKTRIKTPAGPGMQIFSPDGKYGYVCSSFNPETVVVSVADHKIVGHVPQASPFCPNIAASADGKQVWFTLKDVGKAQVFEATPPFKLIKTLDIGPIANHVNLVNNANGSFAYITVGGLNQVQVYRTDTFERVATIPVGNLPHGIWPSGDGSRIYVGLENADAFAVIDTLSNKVIANIPIGQAPQAIAYVPNAVEKGDGTDNLKPLGVAGQAAHLSLNAVGKPADQAPTSVTLFNQGLTQVLQAAVTGLEPKQPYTLALADKPDGSGNLQPLSAFMTNPAGSAIVNTIGPIRQIVQNDTPEQRRYLVVVAGKPDQPGALVQIQAP encoded by the coding sequence ATGCACTTCCCTCGCTTTCCCATGGCGCTGCTGACCGGCGCATTGCTGACCGCTTCGATGCCCGGTTTTGCCGGACAGATCCCCGGTAAAGCCTCGGCCAGGGAGATTCCCGTCTCTCATCAGGATCGCCTGTATGCAGCCGAGCAGTTCTCCAACACCGTGTCGGTCACCGATCCGGTGGACAACAAACTGCTTGGGGTGATCAGCCTCGGCGATCCGCAACCGGGCAACCTCAGTCCGTTGTACAAGGGCGAGGTGCTGGTGCACGGACTGGGCTTTTCGCCGGATCACAAAACTCTCGCGGTAGTGTCCATCGGCACGAACTCGGTGTCGTTCATCGACACGCAAACCAACACCGTCAAGCACAAGACCTACGTTGGGCGTGCGCCCCATGAAGCGTTTTTTACGCTCAATGGCAAAGAGGTGTGGGTGACGGTGCGCGGCGAGGACTATGTGTCGGTGATCGACGCCAAGACCTTCGAGGAAAAGACCCGCATCAAGACACCGGCCGGTCCCGGCATGCAGATTTTCTCGCCGGACGGCAAATACGGTTACGTCTGCTCGTCGTTCAACCCGGAGACCGTAGTGGTGTCGGTGGCGGATCACAAGATCGTTGGCCACGTGCCTCAGGCCAGCCCGTTCTGCCCGAACATCGCCGCGTCAGCCGATGGCAAGCAGGTCTGGTTCACGCTGAAGGATGTCGGCAAAGCGCAGGTATTTGAAGCCACACCTCCGTTCAAGCTGATCAAGACGCTGGACATCGGGCCGATTGCCAACCACGTCAACCTGGTCAACAACGCCAATGGCTCGTTCGCCTACATCACCGTGGGCGGGCTGAATCAGGTGCAGGTCTATCGCACCGACACCTTCGAGAGAGTGGCGACGATCCCGGTCGGCAACTTGCCTCACGGCATCTGGCCGTCGGGTGACGGCAGCCGTATTTATGTGGGTCTGGAAAACGCCGATGCGTTTGCGGTGATCGACACGTTGAGCAACAAGGTCATCGCCAACATCCCGATTGGCCAGGCGCCGCAAGCGATTGCCTATGTGCCCAATGCGGTGGAAAAAGGTGACGGTACCGATAACCTCAAGCCGCTGGGCGTGGCCGGGCAAGCAGCGCACCTGAGTTTGAACGCGGTGGGCAAGCCTGCGGATCAGGCACCCACCAGTGTCACGCTGTTCAATCAGGGCCTGACACAAGTGCTGCAAGCGGCAGTGACGGGTCTTGAACCCAAGCAGCCTTACACCCTGGCGCTGGCCGACAAGCCGGATGGCAGTGGCAACCTGCAACCGTTGTCAGCGTTCATGACCAACCCGGCGGGGTCGGCCATCGTCAACACCATCGGCCCGATCCGCCAGATCGTGCAGAACGACACGCCCGAGCAGCGACGTTATCTGGTGGTCGTGGCAGGCAAGCCGGATCAGCCAGGGGCATTGGTACAGATTCAGGCACCTTAA
- a CDS encoding DUF305 domain-containing protein yields MSRLTRHSLRYGVALLLVSAVSVAMGHEGHEHGNTPDPVSAEAPFLSENAAAMETMMAGMDSKPTGDIDRDFVAMMSAHHQGAIDMAVTLLKYGHNEQLKRMAQEIIVEQQQEIAAMRLAIGDPLPPSVASPTQTPVTAQP; encoded by the coding sequence ATGTCACGACTCACCCGCCATTCCCTGCGCTACGGCGTCGCACTGCTTCTGGTGAGCGCGGTGTCCGTTGCCATGGGTCACGAAGGCCACGAGCACGGGAACACACCCGACCCCGTGAGCGCCGAGGCTCCCTTCCTCAGCGAAAACGCTGCCGCCATGGAAACGATGATGGCCGGCATGGACAGCAAACCCACCGGCGACATCGACCGCGATTTCGTGGCGATGATGAGCGCGCATCATCAGGGCGCCATCGATATGGCCGTGACCCTGCTCAAGTACGGCCACAACGAACAGCTCAAGCGCATGGCCCAGGAAATCATCGTCGAGCAACAGCAGGAAATCGCCGCGATGCGCCTGGCCATCGGCGATCCATTGCCGCCCTCTGTTGCCTCGCCGACCCAGACACCGGTCACGGCACAACCCTGA
- a CDS encoding helix-turn-helix domain-containing protein: protein MSEVDQGEGMVVRYDAGGACAAVTSRKPTIVTSQEVLDLGLKLSQKYCRATREGGSYPRVWLGKYPLNHFRSTSDNYLVVWQVKKLIKFLNASVYPVLTVEQLASVLGYSRSHFTRAFRSSFGVPPATFLMYRRLEQVRWVMLHSHLKLTDIAFQFGFCDQSHFCRWFKREAGISPRAWRSGIGRSLQSNPDKTDTFRLLMEKPALTSCSASLMLGIKLGAGLSVISAVSDREEAGPA, encoded by the coding sequence ATGAGTGAAGTCGATCAAGGCGAAGGGATGGTTGTTCGCTACGATGCCGGTGGGGCTTGTGCTGCAGTCACCTCCCGCAAGCCGACCATCGTCACCTCTCAAGAGGTTCTGGATTTGGGGCTGAAACTTTCGCAAAAATATTGCCGTGCGACGCGAGAGGGTGGCAGCTACCCCCGTGTTTGGTTAGGCAAATATCCGCTGAACCACTTCCGCTCGACGTCTGACAACTATCTCGTCGTGTGGCAGGTCAAGAAACTTATCAAGTTTCTGAACGCGTCAGTTTATCCAGTGTTGACGGTTGAACAACTTGCGAGTGTGTTGGGGTATAGCCGTAGCCATTTTACACGAGCGTTCAGAAGTTCATTTGGTGTGCCACCCGCCACCTTCTTGATGTATCGGCGTTTGGAGCAAGTCCGTTGGGTGATGCTTCACAGCCATTTAAAGTTGACAGACATCGCATTCCAGTTCGGATTTTGTGATCAGTCTCATTTCTGCCGTTGGTTCAAGCGAGAGGCTGGCATTAGCCCGCGTGCGTGGCGTTCTGGTATTGGGCGCTCTCTTCAGTCTAATCCTGACAAAACCGACACATTCCGTCTTCTTATGGAAAAGCCAGCATTAACAAGCTGTTCGGCATCTTTAATGCTCGGCATTAAGTTGGGCGCAGGGCTCTCCGTGATATCAGCAGTAAGTGATCGGGAAGAGGCTGGTCCTGCCTGA